A stretch of Amycolatopsis balhimycina FH 1894 DNA encodes these proteins:
- a CDS encoding MBOAT family O-acyltransferase has product MSFVSPLFLWYFMPAVLIAVLVCPRTWRNGIIAVGSLLFYTIGAGAFVFLLLGCMVVNFAAGPLLAPSPWDVHGVRRRRILIAVVSLDVTVLLIWKYAGFATQQIAAVAHWFGGSVPVASLVVPIGISFYTFHHISYVVDIYRGERQALRNPVSFAAYIAMFPQLVAGPIVRYREIADQLPQLRSHRLDDIAAGFPRFALGLCKKTIIADSLGPLVEACFKVPPDQMTFATAWLGAIGYTLQLFFDFSGYSDMAIGLGRMLGFRLPENFARPYSSVTITEFWRRWHMSLSRWFRDYVYIPLGGNRHGAAQTYRNLCIVFVLTGFWHGAQWTFLVWGCYHGALLVIERRFGFDLDPAVRWKRYLRRALTMLLVVFGWVFFRSPDLGHALSMLGHMLIPDFDGLGAGVEQAFTNQRLVLLLAALAVFLLPAHPVTGPLLESSRSRPATAMRIGVMTVGLLYAAILIATGTFSPFLYYQF; this is encoded by the coding sequence ATGTCGTTCGTTTCGCCGCTCTTCCTGTGGTACTTCATGCCGGCGGTGCTCATCGCCGTGCTGGTGTGCCCGCGGACCTGGCGCAACGGCATCATCGCGGTCGGCAGCCTGCTGTTCTACACGATCGGCGCCGGCGCGTTCGTCTTCCTGCTGCTCGGCTGCATGGTCGTCAACTTCGCGGCCGGCCCGCTGCTGGCGCCGAGCCCGTGGGACGTCCACGGCGTGCGGCGGCGCCGGATCCTGATCGCCGTGGTCTCGCTCGACGTCACGGTGCTGCTGATCTGGAAGTACGCCGGGTTCGCGACGCAGCAGATCGCGGCGGTGGCGCACTGGTTCGGCGGGAGCGTGCCGGTCGCGAGCCTGGTGGTGCCGATCGGCATCTCGTTCTACACGTTCCACCACATCTCGTACGTGGTGGATATTTATCGAGGCGAGCGGCAGGCGCTCCGGAACCCGGTGTCGTTCGCCGCGTACATCGCGATGTTCCCGCAGCTGGTGGCCGGCCCGATCGTGAGATATCGCGAGATCGCCGACCAGCTGCCACAGCTGCGTTCCCACCGCCTCGACGACATCGCGGCGGGCTTCCCCCGGTTCGCGCTGGGGCTGTGCAAGAAGACGATCATCGCGGATTCGCTGGGCCCGCTGGTCGAGGCGTGCTTCAAGGTGCCACCGGATCAGATGACGTTCGCCACGGCGTGGCTCGGCGCGATCGGCTACACACTCCAGCTGTTCTTCGACTTCTCGGGCTATTCGGACATGGCGATCGGCCTGGGCCGCATGCTGGGTTTCAGGCTGCCGGAGAACTTCGCGCGGCCGTACTCGTCGGTGACGATCACGGAGTTCTGGCGCCGCTGGCACATGTCGCTCTCCCGCTGGTTCCGCGACTACGTGTACATCCCCCTGGGCGGCAACCGCCACGGCGCGGCCCAGACGTACCGCAACCTCTGCATAGTGTTCGTGCTGACGGGCTTCTGGCACGGCGCGCAGTGGACGTTCCTGGTGTGGGGCTGCTACCACGGCGCGTTGCTGGTGATCGAGCGCCGCTTCGGCTTCGACCTGGACCCGGCGGTGCGCTGGAAGCGGTATCTGCGCCGGGCCTTGACGATGCTGCTGGTGGTGTTCGGCTGGGTGTTCTTCCGGTCCCCGGACCTGGGCCACGCGCTCTCGATGCTGGGCCACATGCTGATCCCCGACTTCGACGGCCTCGGCGCGGGCGTGGAGCAGGCGTTCACGAACCAGCGCCTGGTCCTGCTCCTGGCGGCACTGGCGGTGTTCCTCCTGCCGGCCCACCCGGTGACGGGCCCGCTGCTGGAGTCATCCCGAAGCCGCCCGGCAACGGCAATGCGCATCGGCGTGATGACGGTGGGCCTGCTGTACGCGGCGATCCTGATCGCGACGGGCACGTTCAGCCCGTTCTTGTACTACCAGTTCTGA
- a CDS encoding class II aldolase/adducin family protein: MILETERAAVCAYARRMVGDGLVVGTSGNVSLRAGELVAVTPTGVAYSSLTPADIPVVDLGGAVVDGSFKPTSELPVHLSVYWDVRDPDSEPVTAVVHTHAPHATAVSTLVREVPPIHYIVATIGPSVRVARYATYGTPELAAAVLEALEGRRGCLMANHGTLTYGDGLEAAYHRALQLEWACRVWLLAQSAGRPGLLPPPEVANVVERLRGYGQG; the protein is encoded by the coding sequence ATGATCCTCGAGACCGAGCGGGCCGCGGTGTGCGCGTACGCGCGTCGGATGGTCGGTGACGGCCTCGTCGTCGGCACCTCCGGGAACGTCTCCCTGCGGGCCGGTGAGCTCGTCGCCGTCACTCCTACGGGGGTCGCCTACTCGAGTCTGACGCCGGCCGACATCCCGGTCGTCGATCTCGGGGGCGCGGTCGTCGACGGCTCGTTCAAACCGACCAGTGAGCTGCCGGTGCACCTGTCCGTCTACTGGGACGTGCGCGATCCCGACAGCGAGCCCGTCACCGCCGTCGTCCACACGCACGCGCCGCACGCCACCGCCGTGTCGACGCTCGTGCGTGAGGTGCCGCCCATCCACTACATCGTCGCCACTATCGGCCCTTCGGTGCGCGTCGCGCGCTACGCCACCTATGGCACGCCGGAGCTTGCCGCCGCTGTGCTCGAAGCGCTCGAGGGGCGCCGTGGCTGCCTGATGGCGAACCACGGCACCCTCACCTACGGTGACGGCCTCGAGGCCGCCTACCACCGTGCGCTGCAGCTCGAGTGGGCCTGCCGCGTGTGGCTGCTCGCGCAGAGTGCCGGCCGGCCCGGCCTGCTGCCGCCGCCCGAGGTGGCCAACGTCGTCGAGCGGCTGCGGGGTTACGGGCAGGGTTAG
- a CDS encoding AfsR/SARP family transcriptional regulator, which produces MEIRLLGPLEIRDNSGRTTRITSPRQRVVFAALAMRPGQVVSAEGLVDCLWGNDPPPTARETVHSHITRLRKNLPATERARIVTRAPGYSLDVEQQDVDLFRVRELHKAATECGDREKSVILLKEARALSGGDLLADVDSELLRQRHVPAWEEFLLQLTEAWVDAETASGNHAGVLGELRALVAGRPLAEQFRGRLVLALHATGQTAEALREYQHARRALIDGLGVEPGAYLRSVQQRILAAPAPPAEPKPALSPAELPHAIRGFVGRAPELAELDAVTGDAGIVVVHGMGGIGKTTTAIHWAHHVRDRFPDGQLYLDLRGFDHTEAPMRPAEALPRLLHSIGVPPGSVPPTVDEQAARLRSLLADRRTLVLLDNAADAEQVRPLLPGGRRCLVLVTSRTRLSALIAREHAASVRLGPFSPDESTDLLAGYLGPARLRADQAGVAALTAYCGHVPLALSIVAARALEDPELSLSDLTTQLRAGQRLDAFELPGENLRTVFSWSYRALSPAAARLFRLLAVHPGQTLSAPSAAALAGADRAGDALAELTRAHLLDRHAGDRYRCHDLLRDYAAELVAEDPEESLARQRVLDWYLHTVAATEPWLRPHRPPFDLVEPITTVTPPAFSGNQDAMRWCEAEQANLVAAIDDAAGHGLHVHAWQLALALSTFCYVGKRRRDWLATSEVGLRSARAAGDAKAEGALLACLGSAHGVNGQHDDAIGYYRQALPLHRATGDHDREPVTLNSMAVAYAETRRFEPALAAFTQARELHRDRGNALGEALALMNIALASSSLGRLTAATAHNREALAVFRRRGDRYHTAICLANLAETYALRDDHRRAVDRYRQAIEQHVLAGNAFGRARTLMNLGRSLSRLGEPDQARDCWRHARTVFEEIGDPQAAEASALLG; this is translated from the coding sequence GTGGAAATCCGCCTGCTCGGTCCGCTCGAAATTCGCGACAATTCGGGCAGGACGACGCGGATTACGTCGCCGAGGCAGCGCGTCGTCTTCGCCGCACTGGCCATGCGGCCCGGGCAGGTGGTCTCGGCCGAAGGGCTCGTCGATTGCCTGTGGGGCAACGACCCGCCACCGACGGCCCGGGAAACCGTGCACAGCCACATCACCAGGCTGCGCAAGAACCTGCCTGCCACCGAACGTGCGCGCATTGTGACCAGGGCGCCCGGTTATTCGCTCGACGTCGAACAACAGGACGTCGACCTGTTCCGCGTCCGCGAGTTGCACAAGGCCGCCACCGAATGCGGCGATCGGGAAAAATCGGTCATTCTCCTGAAGGAAGCACGGGCCCTTTCCGGCGGCGATCTGCTCGCCGACGTCGATTCGGAGTTGCTGCGGCAACGCCACGTGCCCGCCTGGGAAGAGTTCCTGCTGCAGCTGACCGAGGCGTGGGTCGACGCCGAAACGGCGTCGGGAAACCACGCCGGGGTGCTCGGCGAACTGCGTGCCCTGGTCGCCGGACGACCACTGGCCGAACAGTTCCGCGGCCGGCTGGTGCTCGCCCTGCACGCCACCGGGCAGACCGCCGAAGCACTTCGCGAGTACCAGCACGCCCGGCGGGCCCTGATCGACGGCCTCGGCGTCGAACCGGGCGCTTACCTACGCTCGGTGCAGCAGCGGATCCTCGCCGCCCCCGCGCCGCCGGCGGAGCCGAAGCCGGCCCTGTCCCCGGCGGAGCTGCCGCACGCCATCCGCGGGTTCGTCGGCCGGGCGCCGGAGCTCGCCGAACTGGACGCCGTGACCGGCGACGCGGGCATCGTCGTCGTCCACGGCATGGGCGGGATCGGCAAGACGACGACCGCGATCCACTGGGCCCACCACGTCCGCGACCGCTTTCCGGACGGCCAGCTGTACCTGGACCTGCGCGGCTTCGACCACACCGAGGCGCCGATGCGGCCCGCCGAGGCGCTGCCCCGGCTGCTGCACTCGATCGGCGTGCCACCCGGCTCGGTCCCGCCGACGGTGGACGAGCAGGCCGCCCGGCTGCGCAGCCTGCTCGCCGATCGCCGGACGCTCGTGCTGCTGGACAACGCCGCCGACGCGGAACAGGTCCGGCCGTTGCTGCCGGGCGGGCGCCGGTGTCTCGTGCTCGTCACCAGCCGCACCCGGTTGAGTGCGCTGATCGCACGAGAGCACGCGGCGTCCGTCCGGTTGGGACCGTTCAGCCCGGACGAGTCCACCGACCTGCTGGCCGGCTACCTCGGGCCGGCTCGCCTACGGGCCGACCAGGCGGGCGTGGCCGCGTTGACGGCCTACTGCGGCCACGTCCCCCTGGCACTGAGCATCGTCGCCGCCCGCGCGCTGGAGGACCCCGAGCTCTCGCTGTCCGACCTGACCACCCAGCTCCGCGCGGGGCAGCGGCTGGACGCCTTCGAACTCCCCGGGGAGAACCTCCGCACCGTGTTCTCCTGGTCGTACCGGGCCCTCAGCCCGGCCGCGGCCAGGCTGTTCCGGCTGCTGGCCGTGCACCCCGGCCAGACGCTGAGTGCGCCGAGCGCGGCCGCGCTCGCGGGGGCGGACCGGGCCGGGGACGCGCTGGCCGAGCTGACCCGGGCGCACCTGCTCGACCGGCACGCGGGCGACCGCTACCGCTGCCACGACCTGCTGCGGGACTACGCCGCGGAACTCGTCGCCGAAGATCCCGAGGAATCGCTTGCGCGGCAACGAGTCCTGGACTGGTACCTGCACACCGTCGCGGCCACCGAACCCTGGCTGCGACCCCATCGTCCACCCTTCGACCTGGTCGAGCCGATCACCACCGTCACTCCACCGGCCTTCTCCGGCAACCAGGACGCGATGCGGTGGTGCGAAGCGGAGCAGGCCAACCTGGTCGCCGCGATCGACGACGCCGCCGGCCACGGCCTGCACGTCCACGCCTGGCAGCTGGCGCTGGCCCTGTCGACGTTCTGCTATGTCGGCAAACGCCGGCGTGACTGGCTTGCGACCAGCGAGGTCGGCCTGCGCTCCGCGCGGGCGGCCGGGGACGCCAAGGCGGAAGGCGCGCTGCTCGCCTGTCTCGGCTCCGCACACGGGGTGAACGGGCAGCACGACGATGCCATCGGGTACTACCGGCAAGCGCTGCCACTCCATCGGGCGACCGGCGACCACGACCGGGAGCCGGTGACGCTGAACAGCATGGCCGTCGCCTACGCCGAGACCCGCCGGTTCGAACCGGCACTGGCCGCGTTCACCCAGGCGAGGGAGCTGCACCGCGATCGCGGGAACGCGCTCGGCGAGGCGCTGGCCCTGATGAACATAGCGCTGGCCAGCAGCTCGCTGGGCCGGCTGACGGCGGCGACGGCCCACAACCGCGAGGCGCTGGCCGTGTTCCGCCGGCGCGGGGACCGGTACCACACGGCGATCTGCCTGGCGAATCTCGCCGAGACGTACGCCCTGCGGGACGACCACCGCCGCGCCGTCGACCGCTACCGGCAGGCGATCGAGCAGCACGTCCTCGCCGGGAACGCCTTCGGCAGGGCACGGACGCTGATGAACCTCGGCCGTTCCCTGTCCCGGCTGGGTGAACCGGATCAGGCCCGTGACTGCTGGCGGCACGCCCGGACCGTGTTCGAGGAAATCGGCGACCCGCAGGCGGCGGAGGCTTCGGCCCTGCTCGGGTAG
- a CDS encoding transglutaminase-like domain-containing protein, with product MNPRPTPTSDRISDYLAADAVVDHQHPAIRAQADALRAKGDDPVGSAKAAFLFVRDEVEHVIDAGDPRVTSRASDVLRERVGICHAKAHLLAALLRAQGIPAGFCYQELSALHGLNAVYLHSKWSRLDARGNRTGAGGEFSLHEEKLAWPVDAAKDERDHPEIHPAPAPVVVDFLKTVQPGPGWYENGLPAAL from the coding sequence ATGAACCCCAGGCCGACGCCGACGTCCGATCGGATCAGCGACTACCTCGCCGCCGATGCCGTCGTCGATCACCAGCACCCGGCGATCCGCGCCCAGGCCGACGCTCTGCGCGCGAAGGGCGACGACCCCGTCGGAAGCGCGAAAGCCGCGTTCCTCTTCGTCCGGGACGAGGTCGAGCACGTGATCGACGCCGGGGATCCGCGTGTCACCTCGCGCGCTTCGGACGTGCTGCGCGAGCGCGTCGGGATCTGCCACGCGAAGGCGCACCTGCTCGCCGCTTTGCTTCGGGCACAAGGGATTCCGGCCGGGTTCTGCTACCAGGAACTCTCCGCGCTGCACGGGCTGAATGCCGTGTATCTGCACAGCAAGTGGTCACGGCTGGACGCCCGCGGCAACCGCACCGGCGCCGGCGGGGAGTTTTCGCTCCACGAAGAAAAACTGGCCTGGCCGGTCGACGCGGCGAAGGACGAACGCGATCACCCGGAGATCCACCCGGCACCCGCGCCGGTCGTCGTGGATTTCCTGAAGACCGTCCAACCCGGGCCCGGCTGGTACGAAAACGGGCTCCCGGCGGCACTTTGA
- a CDS encoding DUF445 domain-containing protein, translating to MPFVAALIGYVTKRVAIEMMFRPLEFTGIRPFLGWQGVLPANAERMAATATEMLTTTLVDPKEIFSRLDPAQVAKEIEQPLLRVVEDVTREVMETYQPRLWEVLPNSAQLLLLKRVQAEAPRAITKIMREIADNIEDVLDLKHMVVTNLVRDKALLNRLIRDISRPEMRFIARSGVYFGFTLGCVQLAVWTLTRSPIVLPLFGLGIGWLTDWLALKMIFLPREPRRFFGLYTWQGVFQKRRDQVAADYGDMIAREIITIPNLLEAVLSGPKSDRLFAMITREVQKTIDAQASVVKPFVAIAVGTKRFQEMKQTAAAKAAERVPETIRYAENYAINALDVRNTIVDRMRKLSALEFEQLLRPAFRQDEWKLIAVGAIIGGLVGELQALALLG from the coding sequence ATGCCGTTCGTCGCGGCGCTGATCGGGTACGTCACCAAACGGGTCGCCATCGAGATGATGTTCCGGCCCCTCGAGTTCACCGGGATCCGGCCGTTCCTCGGCTGGCAGGGCGTGCTGCCCGCCAACGCCGAACGCATGGCGGCGACCGCCACCGAGATGCTGACGACCACCCTCGTCGACCCGAAGGAGATCTTCTCGCGGCTCGACCCGGCGCAGGTCGCGAAGGAAATCGAGCAGCCGCTGCTGCGGGTCGTCGAGGACGTCACCCGCGAGGTGATGGAGACCTACCAGCCCCGGCTGTGGGAAGTCCTGCCGAACAGCGCGCAACTGCTGCTGCTCAAACGCGTCCAGGCCGAGGCGCCCAGGGCGATCACCAAGATCATGCGGGAGATCGCGGACAACATCGAGGACGTCCTCGACCTCAAGCACATGGTCGTGACGAACCTCGTCCGCGACAAAGCGCTGCTCAACCGGCTGATCCGCGACATCTCGCGGCCCGAGATGCGGTTCATCGCCCGCTCGGGCGTCTACTTCGGCTTCACCCTCGGCTGCGTGCAGCTGGCGGTGTGGACGCTGACGAGGTCGCCGATCGTGCTGCCGCTGTTCGGCCTCGGCATCGGCTGGCTGACCGACTGGCTCGCCCTGAAGATGATCTTCCTGCCGCGCGAGCCCCGCCGGTTCTTCGGGCTCTACACCTGGCAGGGCGTCTTCCAGAAGCGCCGTGACCAGGTGGCCGCCGACTACGGCGACATGATCGCCCGCGAGATCATCACCATCCCCAACCTGCTCGAGGCGGTGCTGAGCGGCCCGAAGTCCGACCGCCTGTTCGCGATGATCACCCGCGAGGTGCAGAAGACGATCGACGCGCAGGCGAGCGTCGTCAAACCGTTCGTCGCCATCGCCGTCGGCACGAAGAGGTTCCAGGAGATGAAGCAGACGGCGGCGGCGAAGGCCGCGGAGCGCGTCCCGGAGACGATCCGATACGCCGAGAACTACGCGATCAACGCGCTCGACGTGCGCAACACGATCGTGGACCGGATGCGGAAGCTGAGCGCGCTGGAGTTCGAGCAGCTGCTGCGGCCGGCGTTCCGGCAGGACGAGTGGAAGCTCATCGCCGTCGGCGCGATCATCGGCGGGCTCGTCGGGGAACTGCAGGCGCTCGCCCTGCTCGGGTGA